The following coding sequences are from one Streptomyces venezuelae window:
- a CDS encoding pyridoxamine 5'-phosphate oxidase family protein codes for MPLSVEERELFLAEPHIGALAVAAEDGRAPLTLPIWYQYEPGGELWVMTGRHSKKGRLIAAAGRFSLMVDRLEPTIRYVSVEGPVVRTEEATVEQLREISARYLAPEKVEPYVEFASKDHGEQAVYYLRPEHWYSSDLGTV; via the coding sequence ATGCCCCTGAGCGTCGAAGAACGCGAACTGTTCCTGGCCGAGCCGCACATCGGGGCGCTGGCCGTGGCGGCGGAGGACGGCAGGGCGCCGCTCACCCTGCCGATCTGGTACCAGTACGAGCCGGGCGGCGAGCTCTGGGTGATGACGGGCCGCCACTCCAAGAAGGGTCGGCTGATCGCCGCGGCGGGGCGCTTCTCGCTGATGGTCGACCGCTTGGAGCCGACCATCCGCTACGTCTCCGTGGAGGGCCCGGTCGTCCGCACCGAGGAGGCGACCGTCGAGCAGCTGCGCGAGATCTCGGCGCGCTATCTCGCGCCCGAGAAGGTCGAGCCGTACGTGGAGTTCGCCTCCAAGGACCACGGCGAGCAGGCCGTCTACTACCTGCGTCCCGAGCACTGGTACTCGTCGGACCTCGGAACCGTCTGA
- a CDS encoding SAM-dependent methyltransferase encodes MTDHAMTPGPGAHQKIDTSVPHSARIWNYWLGGKDNYPVDEAAGDAYSAVFPGIVTVARSSRAFLRRNITHLVTEAGIRQFLDIGTGLPTVDNTHEVAQRLAPDARIVYVDHDPMVLTHARALLTSTPEGATAYVDAELSDPDRILAAAAETLDLTRPTALILSNILGHIGDYDQARAIVARLMDGLPSGSYLSINDGSRGIDAAYERAQDAYNETGAVPYFLRPVDKIAAFFDGLELLEPGVVSVPFWRPEAGAPAAEPIGEHGGLARKP; translated from the coding sequence ATGACCGACCACGCCATGACGCCCGGTCCTGGGGCGCACCAGAAGATCGACACCTCGGTGCCGCACTCGGCCCGGATCTGGAACTACTGGCTGGGAGGGAAGGACAACTACCCCGTCGACGAGGCGGCCGGTGACGCGTACAGCGCCGTCTTCCCCGGCATCGTCACCGTGGCCCGCAGCAGCCGCGCCTTCCTGCGCCGCAACATCACGCACCTGGTGACCGAGGCGGGCATCCGGCAGTTCCTGGACATCGGGACCGGACTGCCGACGGTGGACAACACGCACGAGGTCGCCCAGCGGCTCGCCCCGGACGCCAGGATCGTGTACGTGGACCACGACCCGATGGTCCTCACGCACGCCCGCGCCCTGCTCACCTCCACCCCCGAGGGCGCGACCGCCTACGTCGACGCCGAGCTCTCCGACCCCGACCGGATCCTGGCGGCCGCCGCGGAGACACTGGACCTCACCCGTCCCACGGCCCTGATCCTCAGCAACATCCTGGGGCACATCGGCGACTACGACCAGGCGCGCGCGATCGTCGCCCGGCTCATGGACGGTCTGCCGTCCGGCAGCTACCTCTCGATCAACGACGGCTCACGCGGTATCGACGCCGCCTACGAACGGGCCCAGGACGCCTACAACGAGACCGGCGCCGTCCCGTACTTCCTGCGGCCCGTCGACAAGATCGCGGCGTTCTTCGACGGACTCGAGCTCCTGGAGCCGGGCGTCGTGTCGGTCCCCTTCTGGCGCCCCGAGGCCGGGGCGCCCGCCGCGGAACCCATTGGTGAACACGGCGGGCTCGCCCGCAAGCCCTGA